From the Cherax quadricarinatus isolate ZL_2023a chromosome 34, ASM3850222v1, whole genome shotgun sequence genome, one window contains:
- the LOC128693672 gene encoding myb-like protein X isoform X1, producing MNRQRGARSNTNVHSTRNAHPTRNVHSTKNAHPTKNAHPTKNAHSTKNVHSTKNVHSTKNVHTMKNEHTVRSDHPRRTEHTVRNAWIRTTEGATENERPKKTEHPLKTVHVKTIKRSTENEHVRMTEHPKKYEHPFKSDHTKKNEHLHSSVRTVRNDHSKNEHPKRNIHLKKNEHSTEKHYSRKSECCTENDNIAKKAHTTKKHHSTKKEHSTKKEHSTNKEHSTKKEHGTKKEHSTKKEHGTKKEHGINKEHATKKERSSKKEHSIKKEHSTKKEHSTKKEHSTKKEHSTRKKHSKKEHSMDEGHLKKKEKSDGHHDLLHSYSGAGSTGERPEDPGHVSSLQQHHHTAVFQKSQEIQGHDFGGQLHTTHWHNPSLSPSSYSTNCAHSYENLQYQSQFENRMTPVYFEKKQTSHYKKHWHAGNVASQVPLEDNAYMQHQMHRDLENVMSQSKLNPEGLVKGLALFGGQWTHINVLSRQLQKSTEEIEEVAHSREDIFCSITESTGIVIELAPKVSLCLGYLSEKGCLFHDSCQDLHICKLYMTGFCDTGSSCQFGHRLDTHHNSSVLSKLYLDSVNWYVLYKVIKKVCKGSASPQICFFYNSQRGCRENEKCRRFHICKDYVMNNEKCSLAPCSLNHTIYSNHCKRLLDLYSISTNENPHDIILKLKLSSQNQYDKSCSRRDNEVEDSDVSSSENEDSDEEYSSRTSASDSDDSTDESSEESYSSQSEASDDSEDEGSEEDCSSDGSVNSEAEQNEENYSSGGRKSDNTNNEAEDTVKHYSSESRKSDGSPIEAKDSEEKYLPSKGSRDEPLASHQEVSSFDLDQQSLPSTWSEMKPKQTHVLEIVPNGTKEYQKVASRVLLSQPSVNIHKIQRLQNPYLWNLLQSRKADLSKRYNETQLNVQKLFHGVDPMEIDSICKNNIEWRLSMPTVQMFGKGAYFSNSAAVARGHCTCDSDRHFFLILADVIIGAITKGTPDHNGPSNTTFDRLGCETTVDDAAAPTIFVNSVPGVVFQDRRQIKGQDVC from the exons ATGAATCGACAAAGAGGTGCACGCTCCAATACAAATGTGCACTCCACAAGGAATGCGCACCCCACGAGGAATGTACACTCCACAAAGAATGCACACCCCACGAAGAATGCACACCCCACGAAAAATGCGCACTCCACAAAGAATGTGCACTCCACAAAGAATGTGCACTCTACAAAGAATGTGCACACCATGAAGAATGAGCACACTGTGAGAAGTGATCACCCTAGGAGGACTGAGCACACGGTAAGAAATGCATGGATCAGGACGACCGAAGGTGCCACAGAGAATGAACGCCCAAAGAAGACCGAGCACCCCCTGAAGACTGTACATGTCAAGACCATTAAACGCTCCACAGAGAATGAACATGTCAGAATGACTGAGCACCCAAAAAAGTACGAACATCCATTTAAGAGTGATCACACAAAGAAAAATGAACATTTGCACAGTAGTGTAAGAACCGTAAGGAATGATCATTCAAAGAATGAACATCCTAAAAGAAATATTCACTTAAAGAAGAATGAACACTCCACTGAGAAACACTACTCTAGAAAGAGTGAATGCTGTACAGAAAATGATAACATTGCAAAGAAAGCACACACTACCAAGAAACACCACTCCACAAAGAAAGAGCATAGCACAAAAAAAGAACATTCTACTAACAAAGAACACTCCACAAAGAAAGAACATGGCACAAAAAAAGAGCACTCCACAAAGAAAGAACATGGCACAAAGAAGGAACATGGCATAAACAAAGAACATGCTACAAAGAAAGAACGCTCCTCAAAGAAAGAACACTCCATAAAGAAAGAACACTCCACAAAGAAAGAGCACTCCACAAAGAAAGAGCACTCCACAAAGAAAGAACACTCCACAAGGAAAAAACACTCAAAAAAAGAACACTCCATGGATGAAGGACAtctcaagaaaaaagaaaagtcCGATGGACATCACGACTTACTTCATTCATACTCAGGAGCTGGTAGCACAGGAGAAAGACCTGAAGATCCTGGTCATGTCAGTTCATTACAGCAGCACCATCATACAGCTGTCTTTCAGAAAAGTCAAGAGATTCAAGGGCATGATTTTGGTGGCCAACTTCACACCACTCACTGGCATAATCCTAGCCTCAGTCCTTCATCTTATAGTACAAACTGTGCACATTCATATGAGAACTTACAGTACCAAAGTCAGTTTGAAAATAGGATGACACCTGTTTACTTTGAGAAAAAGCAAACATCACACTACAAGAAACACTGGCATGCAGGTAATGTGGCTTCTCAGGTACCATTAGAAGACAATGCATATATGCAACACCAGATGCATAGGGACTTGGAGAATGTGATGTCTCAGTCAAAATTGAATCCGGAAGGGCTGGTAAAAGGTCTTGCTCTCTTTGGTGGACAATGGACCCACATTAATGTCCTTAGTAGACAACTTCAAAAGAGTACTGAGGAAATTGAAGAAGTAGCTCATTCTCGAGAAGATATATTCTGTAGTATTACAGAGTCCACTGGGATCGTAATTGAGCTTGCTCCTAAAGTGAGTTTGTGTTTAGGGTACTTGTCTGAAAAGGGTTGTCTGTTTCATGACTCATGCCAGGATCTTCACATTTGCAAACTTTATATGACAGGATTTTGTGACACAGGTTCATCATGCCAGTTTGGGCATCGACTAGATACTCATCACAACAGCTCTGTACTTTCAAAGTTGTATTTAGACTCAGTTAATTGGTATGTCTTGTACAAAGTGATTAAGAAAGTTTGCAAAGGCAGTGCATCACCTCAAATATGTTTCTTCTATAATAGCCAGAGAGGATGCAGGGAAAATGAAAAGTGTAGAAGATTTCATATTTGCAAAGATTATGTTATGAACAACGAGAAATGCTCATTAGCACCTTGTTCCCTTAACCATACTATTTACAGCAACCACTGTAAAAGACTACTTGACCTCTATTCCATATCTACAAATGAAAACCCACATGATATTATTTTGAAGTTAAAGTTATCCAGCCAGAATCAGTATGATAAGTCATGCAGCAGAAGAGATAATGAGGTGGAGGATTCAGATGTCAGCAGTAGTGAGAATGAAGATAGTGATGAAGAGTATTCATCACGAACTAGTGCATCAGATAGTGATGATAGCACtgatgaaagcagtgaagaaagCTATTCATCACAATCTGAGGCATcagatgatagtgaggatgaagGTAGTGAAGAAGACTGTTCATCAGATGGCAGTGTTAACAGTGAAGCTGAGCAAAATGAGGAAAACTATTCATCAGGAGGCAGAAAATCAGATAATACTAACAATGAAGCTGAAGATACTGTGAAACACTACTCTTCAGAATCTAGAAAATCAGATGGCTCTCCTATTGAAGCCAAAGATAGCGAGGAAAAATATTTACCAAGTAAAGGCAGCAGAGATGAACCATTGGCCTCCCATCAGGAAGTATCTTCATTTGACCTAGACCAGCAATCTCTTCCCTCTACCTGGAGTGAAATGAAACCCAAACAAACCCATGTTCTTGAGATTGTGCCCAATGGTACCAAAGAATACCAGAAAGTTGCTAGTCGTGTGCTGTTGTCCCAGCCCTCTGTGAATATACATAAAATTCAGAGATTGCAAAATCCATATTTATGGAACCTCTTACAAAGCAGAAAAGCTGATTTATCTAAAAG GTATAATGAAACTCAATTGAATGTTCAGAAACTCTTCCATGGAGTAGATCCTATGGAAATCGACAGCATATGCAAAAATAACATTGAATGGCGACTGAGCATGCCTACTGTGCAAATGTTTGGAAAAGGTGCATACTTCTCTAATAG
- the LOC128693672 gene encoding myb-like protein X isoform X2, with product MNRQRGARSNTNVHSTRNAHPTRNVHSTKNAHPTKNAHPTKNAHSTKNVHSTKNVHSTKNVHTMKNEHTVRSDHPRRTEHTVRNAWIRTTEGATENERPKKTEHPLKTVHVKTIKRSTENEHVRMTEHPKKYEHPFKSDHTKKNEHLHSSVRTVRNDHSKNEHPKRNIHLKKNEHSTEKHYSRKSECCTENDNIAKKAHTTKKHHSTKKEHSTKKEHSTNKEHSTKKEHGTKKEHSTKKEHGTKKEHGINKEHATKKERSSKKEHSIKKEHSTKKEHSTKKEHSTKKEHSTRKKHSKKEHSMDEGHLKKKEKSDGHHDLLHSYSGAGSTGERPEDPGHVSSLQQHHHTAVFQKSQEIQGHDFGGQLHTTHWHNPSLSPSSYSTNCAHSYENLQYQSQFENRMTPVYFEKKQTSHYKKHWHAGNVASQVPLEDNAYMQHQMHRDLENVMSQSKLNPEGLVKGLALFGGQWTHINVLSRQLQKSTEEIEEVAHSREDIFCSITESTGIVIELAPKVSLCLGYLSEKGCLFHDSCQDLHICKLYMTGFCDTGSSCQFGHRLDTHHNSSVLSKLYLDSVNWYVLYKVIKKVCKGSASPQICFFYNSQRGCRENEKCRRFHICKDYVMNNEKCSLAPCSLNHTIYSNHCKRLLDLYSISTNENPHDIILKLKLSSQNQYDKSCSRRDNEVEDSDVSSSENEDSDEEYSSRTSASDSDDSTDESSEESYSSQSEASDDSEDEGSEEDCSSDGSVNSEAEQNEENYSSGGRKSDNTNNEAEDTVKHYSSESRKSDGSPIEAKDSEEKYLPSKGSRDEPLASHQEVSSFDLDQQSLPSTWSEMKPKQTHVLEIVPNGTKEYQKVASRVLLSQPSVNIHKIQRLQNPYLWNLLQSRKADLSKRYNETQLNVQKLFHGVDPMEIDSICKNNIEWRLSMPTVQMFGKGAYFSNSSVPGVVFQDRRQIKGQDVC from the exons ATGAATCGACAAAGAGGTGCACGCTCCAATACAAATGTGCACTCCACAAGGAATGCGCACCCCACGAGGAATGTACACTCCACAAAGAATGCACACCCCACGAAGAATGCACACCCCACGAAAAATGCGCACTCCACAAAGAATGTGCACTCCACAAAGAATGTGCACTCTACAAAGAATGTGCACACCATGAAGAATGAGCACACTGTGAGAAGTGATCACCCTAGGAGGACTGAGCACACGGTAAGAAATGCATGGATCAGGACGACCGAAGGTGCCACAGAGAATGAACGCCCAAAGAAGACCGAGCACCCCCTGAAGACTGTACATGTCAAGACCATTAAACGCTCCACAGAGAATGAACATGTCAGAATGACTGAGCACCCAAAAAAGTACGAACATCCATTTAAGAGTGATCACACAAAGAAAAATGAACATTTGCACAGTAGTGTAAGAACCGTAAGGAATGATCATTCAAAGAATGAACATCCTAAAAGAAATATTCACTTAAAGAAGAATGAACACTCCACTGAGAAACACTACTCTAGAAAGAGTGAATGCTGTACAGAAAATGATAACATTGCAAAGAAAGCACACACTACCAAGAAACACCACTCCACAAAGAAAGAGCATAGCACAAAAAAAGAACATTCTACTAACAAAGAACACTCCACAAAGAAAGAACATGGCACAAAAAAAGAGCACTCCACAAAGAAAGAACATGGCACAAAGAAGGAACATGGCATAAACAAAGAACATGCTACAAAGAAAGAACGCTCCTCAAAGAAAGAACACTCCATAAAGAAAGAACACTCCACAAAGAAAGAGCACTCCACAAAGAAAGAGCACTCCACAAAGAAAGAACACTCCACAAGGAAAAAACACTCAAAAAAAGAACACTCCATGGATGAAGGACAtctcaagaaaaaagaaaagtcCGATGGACATCACGACTTACTTCATTCATACTCAGGAGCTGGTAGCACAGGAGAAAGACCTGAAGATCCTGGTCATGTCAGTTCATTACAGCAGCACCATCATACAGCTGTCTTTCAGAAAAGTCAAGAGATTCAAGGGCATGATTTTGGTGGCCAACTTCACACCACTCACTGGCATAATCCTAGCCTCAGTCCTTCATCTTATAGTACAAACTGTGCACATTCATATGAGAACTTACAGTACCAAAGTCAGTTTGAAAATAGGATGACACCTGTTTACTTTGAGAAAAAGCAAACATCACACTACAAGAAACACTGGCATGCAGGTAATGTGGCTTCTCAGGTACCATTAGAAGACAATGCATATATGCAACACCAGATGCATAGGGACTTGGAGAATGTGATGTCTCAGTCAAAATTGAATCCGGAAGGGCTGGTAAAAGGTCTTGCTCTCTTTGGTGGACAATGGACCCACATTAATGTCCTTAGTAGACAACTTCAAAAGAGTACTGAGGAAATTGAAGAAGTAGCTCATTCTCGAGAAGATATATTCTGTAGTATTACAGAGTCCACTGGGATCGTAATTGAGCTTGCTCCTAAAGTGAGTTTGTGTTTAGGGTACTTGTCTGAAAAGGGTTGTCTGTTTCATGACTCATGCCAGGATCTTCACATTTGCAAACTTTATATGACAGGATTTTGTGACACAGGTTCATCATGCCAGTTTGGGCATCGACTAGATACTCATCACAACAGCTCTGTACTTTCAAAGTTGTATTTAGACTCAGTTAATTGGTATGTCTTGTACAAAGTGATTAAGAAAGTTTGCAAAGGCAGTGCATCACCTCAAATATGTTTCTTCTATAATAGCCAGAGAGGATGCAGGGAAAATGAAAAGTGTAGAAGATTTCATATTTGCAAAGATTATGTTATGAACAACGAGAAATGCTCATTAGCACCTTGTTCCCTTAACCATACTATTTACAGCAACCACTGTAAAAGACTACTTGACCTCTATTCCATATCTACAAATGAAAACCCACATGATATTATTTTGAAGTTAAAGTTATCCAGCCAGAATCAGTATGATAAGTCATGCAGCAGAAGAGATAATGAGGTGGAGGATTCAGATGTCAGCAGTAGTGAGAATGAAGATAGTGATGAAGAGTATTCATCACGAACTAGTGCATCAGATAGTGATGATAGCACtgatgaaagcagtgaagaaagCTATTCATCACAATCTGAGGCATcagatgatagtgaggatgaagGTAGTGAAGAAGACTGTTCATCAGATGGCAGTGTTAACAGTGAAGCTGAGCAAAATGAGGAAAACTATTCATCAGGAGGCAGAAAATCAGATAATACTAACAATGAAGCTGAAGATACTGTGAAACACTACTCTTCAGAATCTAGAAAATCAGATGGCTCTCCTATTGAAGCCAAAGATAGCGAGGAAAAATATTTACCAAGTAAAGGCAGCAGAGATGAACCATTGGCCTCCCATCAGGAAGTATCTTCATTTGACCTAGACCAGCAATCTCTTCCCTCTACCTGGAGTGAAATGAAACCCAAACAAACCCATGTTCTTGAGATTGTGCCCAATGGTACCAAAGAATACCAGAAAGTTGCTAGTCGTGTGCTGTTGTCCCAGCCCTCTGTGAATATACATAAAATTCAGAGATTGCAAAATCCATATTTATGGAACCTCTTACAAAGCAGAAAAGCTGATTTATCTAAAAG GTATAATGAAACTCAATTGAATGTTCAGAAACTCTTCCATGGAGTAGATCCTATGGAAATCGACAGCATATGCAAAAATAACATTGAATGGCGACTGAGCATGCCTACTGTGCAAATGTTTGGAAAAGGTGCATACTTCTCTAATAG